The genomic interval AAAGCTTTTGTAGTTTGACATCACTAAACACTTTGTAGCGGTACTTGGTTACCCATTGAAAGTGCCAGGTACTCCAGCCTACACCATGTTTGTATGCGTGGTCTTGGTAAATGCTCATTGTATATCACCTCTTGTACGGGGTCCATGACTTTACCAAGCCATAGAGCATAACGCAGCAGAATTAGTATCTTTCGCAATTCATCCCCAAAGCTAAAGCAGGGGATTTCTTGCTCAGAAGTTATTAAGATGTAGCTGATAACGAACAGAGAAAAAAACGCCGTTTTATTTATTCAACACTGCAACTAAGACACCACTCAGCGACAACAGAGCACTTGAGAACTATTGCTTCCTCGGGCTGTAACAATGGATACATCGCCTGAAAAGGGTTCTGTTCCTTCTTGGTTGACATAGCAACCTGTTGCTTGAGTACTACTTGTTGGACAAGGTCCTTGTTGCGTATCAGTCATTTCAATCTGTACCAATCCCTGGCATTGCGTTCCGACACTATCGTAATAGCGTGTTATTGTTGCGTATTGTTCAGCCATGCAGAGCGAATATCCCTGATGCAAGCAGGTCTGTTGACCATCCCCTGCTTCAAGCGCAAAAAAATTACATTCACGTAATGGACTGACATTTGCTGCAAAAAAGGCAACGCATTCCCATTGACCAGCATTTCCTTTGATAAGCGTTTCACCTGCTCCACACTTCTGTCCTTGAACTGAGAAATCTGTTGTTACCTCAAGTGTTCCAATGCGTGCCTGCTCTGCCTCAAGTGACTGAGTGGTACATCCACCTTGGTTACAATCTTGCTGCCCCTCTCCTGTAGTAGTCTGTTGATAGGCTTTTCCTGTGGCATTACATCCCGCAAGCAGGAGTAAGAACACAAGCAGAGTAATCATGATACCCTGGTGAACACTAAGGTTATGTCTGAAACTTCGATGCTTGTAATGCCGCTGCATATTCCACCTGCCTACACCATCTTAAGATGACCAGTGAGTTTATCAATGTTTGCTTCTTCATCAGGTCCTATACCTAAACAGGTTGTTGTCCCTGGTTCTACGACCGTGTGTCCAGCATCAGTTATTAATGCCCTGGTAAACCCGGCCTGATCTGCTTTTTGATGATATGCAAGTAGTTCCTGCTCGTTCTCTACGCGTAAAACAATCTTTTTCATACCTTGTGCCCGCCATTTTTTGACAACATCTTTGTCAGAACGTAAGGCAGCTTCCAGAGAAGCATGGGCTACTTGGGCAGAGAGCTTTCCTTTAGGAAGCTTCAGATCATGACGAACAAGAATAACCTGTTTATATGCACTCATCATGCGTACATAAAAGCATGAGTATTAAAAACTTTCTCTCAAAACAGAATCTTTAAATAGTTCTTACCGATTCACGCTCTGGTTATTGACGATTTAATCGATTGATGGAGAGGAGGTTAAGTACATTACCAGAGTAATGGAAGCAAAAAGTGAAGCGAAGTTCAAGACGGTGGAAGAAAAAAGGTCAGATGCGTTGGAAGTGGCAACGCAAACGTATGAAGAAGGAAAAGCGTAAGCGGGCCAAGAAGTAAGGTTACCTCGTTCTCCATGACCTTCGAGGAGCATGGAATCCCATTCTTACTATTTTTGTGGAAAGACCAAAACTCTCAAGCTTAGCAGGAAGCTTATCAACAAAAGCGGTTTGATCATAGCCGAGACAGATAACATCCGGTTGTATTGCCCGTATGTCTGCATATTTATCTTCCAGTTGACCTAGCCTGGCTTCATCAACCATAGCAAGAAGTTCGATACGACTTTTTCGTTGCAGTTCGGGTGTCAAAGGTTTTTTCCCTTTGACCATCTCAACGGTCTTGTCCCGAGCGATAATGACTACTAAATAATCTCCGTGTTGTTTTGCTTGGTTAAGAAAATATAAATGCCCGGTGTGGATAACATCAAAGGTTCCAAAAACCATTACTTTGTGCATGCGCGTGAGGAAGCAGCACAAAAATAAAAGGTTTGCGTTATCAAGGTAAACAAAGAGCGTAGGTATGTTTCCTGCAATGTCATCGAAAAAACCAACGGTGAACCAAAACATTTATAAATGCAGTAGGAATCCACTCATTTACCATTTAACGGCCGATGACAAATCTTTTCGGTCAAATAAAGCTTAAAACGGTTCCTTTATACTTGGAATCAAATTTTTAGTTTTATAAATGAAATCAAGCTGATCATTTTGGAGCGATACCATGGTAAAGAGTTATGATGTTCAAAAAACAGAATTGATTGAGAAATTAGCCGAAGAATTAAAAAAGACCAAAGGGATAACCCCGCCGGAATGGGCGCATTATTGTAAAACCGGCCCAAATCGTGAACGCCCGCCGGTGCAACAAGATTGGTGGTACCTTCGTTCAGCATCAGTTCTCATCTATGTGTATGAACATGGCCCGATTGGGGTTGCAAAATTACGAACGAGATATGGCGGGAGAAAAAACAGGGGTGTGAAACCTGAGCGTTTCTATAAATCATCAGGAAATATCCTACGAAAGATTCTCCAACAACAGGAGGCAGCTGGTTTTCTGAAACATGTTGAAAAAGGAGTTCACAAAGGACGCATTATTACACCAGCAGGAACTTCTCTTGTTGATAAAACTGCTGCTACCTGTGTCAAAAAGGTTGAACCAGTAAAAAAACAGAACACAGCACCTGTAGAACCACAAAAAACTACCCAAAAGCAAGTAAAAACAGGTAAGAAGAAAGAAGTTCGTGAACAAAAGAAAGTTGAAAGCTCACCAAAGGTACAGGAAAGTACACCATTACCGAGTTCACCAGACCAAAAAAGTAGTGAATAAGTTTTACGGAATGACACCATGGCACGATATATTCACCTCAGCAGGAAATTACGATTAGCAAAATTACATAGACGCACACGATGGGCTCCTTTTTGGACTGTCCCGAAGATCTATGGTAAAGGCCGACGGGTCCATCCATGGAGACATACCCGCGTAAAAAGACATTGGCGAAGAACAAAGACTAAGGCATAACCATGGCAGAAAAAGTAGCTAAATCAATGGTATATACCATACCCTTACGAAAAGGGTTTCAAAAAGTACCGAAGTACAAGCGTGCAAAAAAAA from Candidatus Woesearchaeota archaeon carries:
- a CDS encoding FAD synthase, with translation MHKVMVFGTFDVIHTGHLYFLNQAKQHGDYLVVIIARDKTVEMVKGKKPLTPELQRKSRIELLAMVDEARLGQLEDKYADIRAIQPDVICLGYDQTAFVDKLPAKLESFGLSTKIVRMGFHAPRRSWRTR
- the rpl39e gene encoding 50S ribosomal protein L39e (part of the polypeptide exit tunnel in the 50S ribosomal complex) — protein: MARYIHLSRKLRLAKLHRRTRWAPFWTVPKIYGKGRRVHPWRHTRVKRHWRRTKTKA
- a CDS encoding 30S ribosomal protein S19e; this encodes MVKSYDVQKTELIEKLAEELKKTKGITPPEWAHYCKTGPNRERPPVQQDWWYLRSASVLIYVYEHGPIGVAKLRTRYGGRKNRGVKPERFYKSSGNILRKILQQQEAAGFLKHVEKGVHKGRIITPAGTSLVDKTAATCVKKVEPVKKQNTAPVEPQKTTQKQVKTGKKKEVREQKKVESSPKVQESTPLPSSPDQKSSE
- a CDS encoding peptidyl-tRNA hydrolase, whose translation is MSAYKQVILVRHDLKLPKGKLSAQVAHASLEAALRSDKDVVKKWRAQGMKKIVLRVENEQELLAYHQKADQAGFTRALITDAGHTVVEPGTTTCLGIGPDEEANIDKLTGHLKMV